From the Triticum urartu cultivar G1812 chromosome 4, Tu2.1, whole genome shotgun sequence genome, the window gatttttaaattatagtacatccaaaacttatttgaagttcatgaaacttatcgtgttgtcatatggacaccaatacaaagtggcattgtactttttttgtcaaatttgagaccagttttgatgtaatctttatctaattacataggggagattattaataattgagaaccaatatcccaaacggattatttattcgaaccatgatcgttagaccaacaatggatacgtgccatgcttaAAGCGGCaccattaatcatccaaatagaaaaataATATATGTGCCACCGTGCGACCCGTGTGGCGTTTGAGCAGGCGTGAGTCGATGGGACGCGTGCGAGCAGTCCTCCGCGCAGGAAGACGGGGAGGTgtgcgtgcaggtgtgtgaattgacggaggcgtGCTCGCTGCGCAGTGTCATCAGGAGACATGCCCAGCACTTGCAGCCGCGGCGTCTTGGTCAGTCTCGGCGACATGCCCAGCACATGGCTCCGACGCCGCTCCGACGCCGCTAACTGACGTACGAGGGCGACCACGGTCGGAACCTGCCTGGACTTGCTAGCCATCGCCTGATTTCGCTCCCCCACCCGTTGCTCCGCCTGCAGGTATATATACCAATAAAAGGAGGTAAAATGAGAACCAACAGAGCACTTTCTGTATTACCAGAACAAAACTGAAATTCAAACAATAACATGGCCCTTGGTATGGAAACAATTCTGCAGGTATATACCAATAAAATGAGGTGAAATGAGAACCAACGACAAAGTGTCCAAAAAAGGCCAGTAGGGCATCGGTGTTTGTACGGCCAACTCAGAAGCATAACACGGATAACATAAGGAGCGACACAACAGTTGTTGTGCTACCACAGAAAAATTGGGATTCAAACCTAACATAGCCCTTGTATCGAAATAAAAACGCTAGCAGAGTGATGCTTGCTGCTTGATCCTTGTTACTACATGGCCATTCGGTGTCGTCGCCCAGTCCTGAATCCTGAGTGCAAAGAGGACCCCCTGCACTAGCGAGTGGACTAACGGAAAAGAGACGATTAAGGCTCTCATTACTTCCACAAAACCCACAATGCTTTATTTTGGGTGGAGATGCTCTAATCATCCTTTATCTCCTATTACTAATGCTCTTGACCATGTACAACGCACGCATTCTACCATCAAAATGAAAATATAGCACCAACAAACATATTGCTAACCACCGAACACATATTGGACAAGAACAAACAGCAACCAAATCAAACAGATTTGCAAGCATACGACAAAACCGTATATATAGCAAGTAATGAAAGATGAGCCTATTTATTTCGAATCATCCCCTCTCAAGATCGGAATCCACTCAAACCTCAATCTGATGCCGGCCAAGATCGAGTCGAGATTCGCAGCACGCGAGGAAGGAGCCGAGCCGGgcggaggggaggggaggggttcgATTCATACCTTGACGGATTCATACGCATGGCCGATCTGCCGACGGCCTTGGCGAGGACGTAGAAGAGGGAGCCGACGCTGCAGGCTGCCAACACCCACAGGTAGGCCGCGCCGCCCCCGCACGCCGTGTACGCGCCTACACACACGAAAAAAACAGCGATCGATTAGGAACCAGGAAGGAAATTAGATGGCGATTCGAGATCAAGAAATTGACAGCACGCGCGTAACACAGAGGGGGCAGGGCAGGGTGCTTACAGAGGATGAGGAGGGAGCGGGCGGCGAAAATGGTGGGGAGGTCGACGAGGGAGGAGCGGAAGTGGAAGCCCCTGGCCTGGGTGAGGAGGCTGTGTGCGGAGGCATGGTGGACGCCGGCGCAGAGGAAGTTGGAGAGGAGCACCGGCGGGAGGAGCAGGTCGAGGAGGACGATGAGGAGCGTGAGCGGGATCTGGCTATTGAGGGAAACGAGATCGTTGTCGGGGTTGGGGGATAGCGATGGGGAGGGCGCCGCCGCCGAGGGGACGGGAGGTGGATGAGAGGGCCAAGCAGTGAGAGTGTGAGGGGAACGCCGATGGACAGCGTGGGAGGGAGtggggtgggggcggcggcgcatCGAAATCCAGAATGAGGAAGTGCGGGGCTGAGTGGGTGAGAGCGCTAGGGTTCGCTGCGCGGGGAGAGAGAGGTATTTCGCGGTGGGTGGGTGAGAGGGTGAGGTCCGAGCCGTTGGATCCAGGAGCATCCGACGGTGATTTATCCACGATCTACGTCAGAGGCCCCTGGACCAATCAGAACGCAGTATACAAGTATGATATTTTGATCATTTAAATTGGTCGTAATCGACTAAAATTAAGGTGCTAAATCATGTTAGCTATTTTATTATGACCTGAATAATTGAAAAAAAACTTCTCATTGTGTCAGCAAATTTGACTATAGTTTTCAGGAATAATCACAAATTGAAATAAGACAAATATTTTTTTTAAGAGTTATGAGAAATGAGTTCTTTTAAATCATTTTTCATTTTTGAGTGTCCAAAATGAGTtcttttgtgaaggacctaccatatatttgttatAAATTTGGACCAAAATaattttctaaaatattaggacatatttaatgcacaattgaccaaatggttgggtgtcaaaagatTCGATCCACCTTTGATGAAAAAGATAAATTTTCAccggtcaaatttgaactgcagttgcctcatagtttgctcattatttttttcgaaaatcatttttaggtacataagtatctatttaatcagataaacacaaaaagttttccaagattcaaccactagctaggaacggtcatgcccgcCGTTTTGATCGCATTTTGAAATGGTCATACAAAATtcaagaaaaaataaaaaattggaaaaccttctcattgtgtcattatatgtgaccaatttaccaggaaaaataataaacttgtaatacggtaattatatttaaaaagtgttctcagaaacgagctatcatgcgtgaagatgcatggctttcaagccaaatgatcaatcttatggccacattcatggcatagtttgttcaaatgatctcatattatgcacaagggtgcatcttgggatggcaaacaatgttgcataaggatgttttcattttctttggacgaaaaattcattttctattttacgagtgcccaaaatgagttttttgtgaaggacctaccatatatttgttgcaatattggaccaaatcattttcataaaatactaggccatatatgattcataattgaccaaatggttgggtgtcaaaagttccGATCCACTTCTCGTGAAAAAGTCAAATTTGCGCCGATTTAGCGGGAAGCGGGTAAAAtatgaactgcagctgcctcatagtttgctctttattttttccaaaaatcatttttaggtacataagtatctatttaatcagagaaacacaaaaagttttctaagattcaaccactagttaggaacggtcatgcccgccgttttgaccgtgctacctcttgagcatgcgttggttttcccttgaagaggaaagggtgatgcagcaaagtagggtaagtatttccctcagtttttgagaaccaaggtatcaatccagtaggagactacacgcaaatccctcgtatctgcacaaacaaataagaaccttgcaaccaacgagataaaggggttgtcaatcccttcacggccacttgcaaaagtgagatctaatagagataataaggtaaatatttttggtatttttatggtatagattggaaagtaaagattgcaaaataaatggcgaCAGAAATAGCATGTTggcgggagattaatatgatggaagatagacccgggggccataggtttcactagtggcttctctcaagatagcatattctacggtgggcgaacgaattactgtcgatcaattgatagaaaagtgcatagttatgagaatatctaggcatgatcatgtatataggcatcacttccgcgacaagtagaccgaaacgattatgcatctactactattactccacacatcgaccgctatccagcatgcatctagagtattaagttcataagaacagagtaacgcattaagcaagatgacatgatgtagagggataaactcaagcaatatgatataaaccccatctttttatcctcgatggcaacaatacaatacgtgccttgctgcccctgctgtcactgggaaaggacaccgcaagattgaacccaaagctaagcacttctcccattgcaagaaagatcaatctagtaggccaaaccaaactgataattcgaagggacttgcaaagatatcaaatcatacataaaataattcagagaagaatcaaatattgttcatagataatcttgatcataaacccacaattcatcggatctcgtcaaacacaccacaaaaagtattacatcgaatagatctccaagagaattgaggagaactttgtattgagatccaaagagagagaagaagccatctagctaataactatggacctgaaggtctgtggtaaactactcacacatcatcggagaggctatggtgttgatgtagaagccctccgtgatcgattccccctctggcagagcaccgaaaaaggccccaagatgggatctcacgggtacagaaggttgcggcggtggaaaaagtgttttgtggtgctcctagatgttttcagggtataagagtatatataggcgaaggaagtaggtcggtggagccacgaggggcccacgagggtgggggcgcgcctaccccctgggcgcgccctcctacctcgtggccacctcgttgcttccttgacatccactccaagtctcctggattccgtttgttccaaaaatgatcctcgcgaaggtttcattccgtttggactacatttcatattccttttctgcgaaacactgaaataggcaaaaatacagcaatttgcactgggcctccggtttgtaggttagtcccaaaaataatataaaagtgtataataaagcccattaaacatccaaaacaaataatataatagcatagaacaataaaaaattatagatacattggagacgtatcagatcgcattttgaaacgggcataaaaaattcaaaaaaaatcaaaaaattggaaaaccttcgcattatGTCACTATATGTGACCAAtttaccaggaaaaataataaacttgtaatacgataattatttttaaaaagtttTCTCAAAAACAAACTATAATGCGTGAAGAtgcatggctttcaagccaaatgatcaatcttatggccacattcatggcatagtttgttcaaatgatctcatattgtgcgtAAGGGTTCATCTTGggatggcaaacaatgttgccgaAGGAATTTtgattttctttggacgaaaaaatcattttctattttttgagtgcccaaaatgagttttttgtgaaggacctaccatatatttgttgcaatattggaccaaatcatttttataaaatactaggccatatataatgcacaattgaccaaatggttgggtgttaaaagttttgatccacctctggtgaaaaagacaaatttccgtcgattcagtgggaagcaggtcaaatttgaactgcagctgcctcatggTTTGCTCTTtctttttttccaaaaatcatttataggtacataagtatctatttaatcagagaaacacaattttttttcaagattcaaccactagctaggacgGTCATGCccgtcgttttgaccgcattttgaaacgagcataaaaaattaaaaaaaatcaacaAAATTGGAAAACATTTGCATTGTGTCATTacatgtgaccaagttaccaggaaaaataataaacttgtaatacgacaattcttttaaaaaagtgttctcagaaatgagctatcatgtgtgaagattcatggttttcaagccaaatgatcgaTCTTATGGCCATATTCATGGCATAGTTTATTCGAATGATCTCATATTGttcacaagggtgcatcttggaatggcaaacaatgttgcctaagggagttttcattttctttggacgaaaaatcaattttccattttctgagtgcccAACATGAgtctttttgtgaaggacctaccatatatttgttacAAAATtagaccaaatcaattttctaaaatactaggccatatttaatgcacaattgacaaaatggttgggtgtcaaaagttttgatccacctctggtgagcaaaacaaatttccgccgattcagcaggaagtgggtcaaatttgaactacagctgccttatagtttgctctttattttttccaaaaatcatttctagatacATAAGTATATATTTAATCAGAAATACATGGTTTTGCGGCAATACGTTGAGTTTTGGatggtggccgagggccccaactccagAGCGCGTAAACTCCCATGACCGCCGCGTGGTCATCGCGTGACCGTGGCATTGCCCTGCGTTCTGGACGgataggcatgtctagtgggttgggaactccccgggtaggtgctaggaagaaaatgaCAACAGAAGAATCTAATGAGGAGACCGAActatgctcaaacatgaattagcagccaagtgtttgattagccaatgggcgtgagttttggctgaggatgatcatctactaagaagactgtcttcacaaattttcagctcaaatggaggagcCTAGGTGGCATTTTCTTTGCAACATACCacactggacaaaaatatgaatgttgaagctagATTCAAATGAATGAATGGATTGATCTGAAATTTGGAGGAGGAGGATAATATGGGCATGTGAAGCCACTTTAAAAACTTCATACCATTTGGATACAtaaaaatggtacttccttcacagtgCTCTCCATTGAACAGAAAATTAGGAAAAATGCTGAGGGAAATTGGCTAGAATAAATGAGCAAAAAACTGGTGGATGGAAGTTCTATGGGCAGGGTCATGTCGTGGTACATTTGCAGCAATTATAAATTAACataaaatatagttgcttcacaaactgaaaatatCACTAGAAATAAAGATTGGATGCTGAACTCACATGTATTGTTAGATGGGGCTCAAATTTTGTGGAGAGCTATGATTTGGGAATATAGAAGATGTGGCAAAAATTCAGGTCATTAGGATAttcctagctagtacttccttcacaacagttcgagctgaacaaaaactttggaaatttgccgaggaagatttacCAGGCAAATGGAGTTGAATACTGTCATGAGGCAATGATTTGGATAGTAAAGAATGCCCAATTTTTTTGGGatttttgggaatgacagaaatataggttgcttcacaacctagggcaaaaattgacacatggacatgacacataggcaaaactgatgaggtggcgcctagtcatagcaatccaccataatttacaaggttatgaccatctatattggtcgtgataagctagaaataaggcagcggaccaatgatgtctgctttatgaccatttcgtgtaaggaaattacaacctttctgaccaaaatggttgatatagtttagggtttggagccccccgaacagcttttgaccaattggtctcaaatggtcgTAGATTTATAACCAATTCTTctagggtcactgacagaaggtcacaagttgacatatttcttgtagtgttttTTGGCCTCGAGCTGTATCGCCTCTTCAGGGGTtccatagagaataatggaagtCCTGGCCGAACTGGCTCCATGAAGGGACGtcgtctatataaaaccattcggTCGGCTAGACGTCGGTATCCTCCCTAGGTGAGCCGGGCGGGTATTCTGTCCCCTCGATTCGGAAGACTTTGGGTGCCCCGAACTCATATAACTTCTCGGTTGGGGAACAAGGCATTATGCAGAAGTACCTCCGCCACAACTCAAAGTGTGCCTCGCATCCGAGGTGCATCTCACAGAGGGCGACGTACCCCGCGATATGTAGAATAGCATTGGGGTTGAGGTGATGAAGCTGCAACCCATAAAACTCCAGCAGACCCCGGAGGAAGGGGTGAATAGGAAACCCTAGTTCCCGTAGCAAAAAGTAGACAAAACATACCCTCTCGCCCTCTTAAGGGGACGGGTGATTCTCTGCATATACTTGACCGCTCATGGATGTCAATCATGCGTGGGTCGCAGTCAGATCTGAATCTGGCAGATAACCTTGCTTGGCTAAATGCTCCAGATGAAGGCATGAGACTGCACAACTGCCCCAATCGCCTCTAACAGGGTCGTGCAGGCGCCTGGAGGATCCTGCATTGCTCGCCATAGGAACTCTAGAGGATGGACTCGAGAGGAGGAAACGCTGGCGCGATTGGTTTGGAAAGGAAGAGTTGGATTGGTGCGGTAAATCGTCGCTCCATAAAGCGACTCGCTTCCCTGTAAAGGCACGGTTACCAAGGTCATGGACTAGAGCCACGTGCGGTAAGTCCGGGTCCACATGGCAGGACTGTTGGTATTTAAAGGCTCCATAGAGGGGAACTCGCCTGTCGAGCCGAAGACTCCGGATCCAAAGTCCCACGAAGATGTCTTCGACGTCGAAGACctgttcaggggctactgacggtgtcctggattGGGGGGTGCTAACCTGGTTGGCCCACGATCCTCAGTTTGGGCTGACGGGCCCTCATTCATAATCAAGATGGACTCCAGGAGCTGTACGCTCGAGGCGTAATCGGGACTACCTCCACCGAAGGCTTGACATGTACTCCAATATCTCTCCTGCTGCCTTGCTCCTAGATACCGACCTTGTAACCCTAGATACCCCCCTGGCGTGTGTATAAGCCAGAGGGTTTAGCCCGTAGAGGGAATATCAACGCAAAATCATTCACCTAGCCCTAGAGTTAGACTACACATTACAATCTCGAGGTAAATCAACTTTGtacttgatacatctccatcaatataaacaagagtaggacatagggttttacctccatcaggagggcccgaacctgggtaattATCGTCCCCTTCGTTCCTGTTACCCTCGATCCGAGATCCACAGCTCAGGACCCCCTACTCCGAggtctgccggttttgacaccgacagtagggTTACACGCCATACCGCCCAGAAAAAGTGCACGAGGCAACAAAAGGGTTTGGGCTAAAATCCTATCGCTGAGGCCACTGACGGTAGGGTACTTATCCACGTCAGCAGGCCAGACGGCGCCGTCTACATTGAGCAGATCTCTACCATCGAAGACCATGGTGATAGGCTGTGTTACTCTACCGCCAAGAACCGTGGCGGTAGGGAAAAGGGTCAAATCTAAAAAAATTTACAAAACAGGGCCAGATCGACATGAACTTAGCCAAAAGGGTCAAAATAGTGATTTCGGTCGCGTGTCGTCAAAGAGCGTAGCCAGCTTCTGGATGCGAACCACCTTGATGTCATTGACTGGCGGCATCCGCACACCTTGATGTTCAGTTTTTTCTTGTAAGGTTTGGCTATGGCCTACTGCATATGTTGTGTGGTGCAGCGCTCACACAACCATCCACGTAATTGACCTTTGGTCATCCAGGCTTTTCTAGCTTGTTATATGAGGTAGAAAATGCTCTATTACCTTTATTTCAAGGGAAAAAGGAGATCAAGACCTGGTGGCGAATGTTCCTGATGACCTGCGTGGAATCCTTCATGCTGATTGTTTTTTTTACCTCAAAAAAAGACCTCTTTATTTAATAGATAATAATGTTACATTATTCACCATGAGAGGTACAATAGAGGGGGAGGATCATCCAACCAGACCCTACTGGTCTGGAACTTAGCTAACTGGGCTAGTTCCTGAGCTACAGAATTCGTTTCCCTATTCGCATGCTCATACTTGACCCTAACAAATTCTGGCTCTATAGAAAAACAATCATGAAGAATCGCTGCAGCAATACCTATAAGAGGCCTCTCAACATCATAATTTCTATTAATTCACTATTATCAGAACTCATAACAACTCTATTATAATCCATGGATTCAGCTAAAGAACAAACCATGCTTGAGAGCGAGAGCCTTGGCCGAAAGAACATCTTGAACCATATCCAAACGTGCATTACACGCGGCGATGAACTTCCCTTTTTTATCACGAATGACTGCACCTGTAGTTTCCCTTAAAATATCTGGATCGAAAGAAGCATCAACGTTTATCTTAACACAATCACCTGTTGGTGGAGCCCATCTATCCTTTCTCAACCTTGCATGAGAGACTTCAGCAGACCTGAAATTTGAGGATAACACTTTGATTGCCATCGCAGATCTTTCTGGGGACTGCACCTGAATATCACGCTAATTTGCCTCCTCTCCCACCATAGATACCAACGGGCCACCGCAACAAGCTCTGGCAATGGGGCCTGTCCCAAAACCAGTGACTGATGAGGGCACGAGTACAACAATTCCTCTAAAACAGACTGTCCTGGACGATGAACAAGACAAGATCTCTCAATTAATTCATGAATGCCCGGTGCTTCCCATACGTGCTTTGCTCAGCTACACTTGAACAGAAGATCCTTCATGCTGATTGTAATGAGCCACCTGAGTGATTTTTGTTATCACTGTGTTCCTGAAAAAACAAAGGTATGGCGCTGCTCTACATTCTACTCCGCCGATGGGCTAGTGGGCAAACACCCTAGCCTGTGACAGTAGCCTTTGGCAACGTCACGTCGTCACCACGGCCTGGTCAAGCGCACAGCGACTGACCGAGCATGGACTAGGGGATAACGCCAATATCTCTTGTGGTAGGCCTTGTACACGTCTTGGTGGGTGGTGGGTGGTGGTAGCAAAAAGAGTTAGACCGTGAAAAGAGTTTCCAACTTGGATCATTTCATGCTAAACTTGTCATTAAAGGTTAGTTTTGTGTTTTTTGCCTCCATTGCCAGCCACTTTGTGCTATGAATTGAAGTCGCCGTTGTGTCCGACTAGCTCACTGCTGCATGGTCCCGGTGCTGGCCTGCTGGGTTATCCCGCGTTGCCTCCTAGGTGAGAGCATCTCCAACAGTTGCGCAATACGCGGCGCACTAAATAATTTCTATAGTGTTGAAATATACTTTTTTTTACGCGCAGCAGGACGTTGGCTCCAGCGGCCGTTGTAAAATATGGTCAGCATGCGCCATAAAAATACGGCGCGTGCGAGTAACCGGTACTACGATGAAACACATACAAACAATAAAACAACATATAGATAAAATTCAAATAGCATAGTTCAAGCCGAATATCACAAACTAGTTAATACGATACAAATAAAATAGATAAAAACGATAGTACGATGCAAATAGACTAGAATTTACTCCTTGTTGTCGTCGTCCTCCTCGGTCCTCGGTGGTGTAGTCCGACGACATAAACGAGTCATTCCATCAAGGATCATTGTCGTCAAAGGTCGACACCTCTTCTGCGCCCAGAAGTCATTTTCGGCGGTGACATCCTTCCGGAAACGCCGGCTCTACTCTGCCATGGCGTGCTCGTCCGCCTCGGCGAGGAGGAGTCGGCGCTCCCACCTACGATGGATGCGGCGTTCCTCGTCGGTGATCAGCTGCAGCGGAGGCGCGAGGTCCTGCGCCTGCTGGAACGTCCGCACATCCGAGAAGTTCATCCATGAACGTGGCCTCGAgaggcgccacgccgccgcgtcgtaCGCGCGGCCGGCCTTATAGGCGGTCTCGAACGTCCCCAGACTGAGACGCGTATCACGGGAGCGGATCTCCGCATAATACATTGTGACacccggataatcatgctacagtaatctcacgttaatggtgacacgtcacctctgtcactgtagttaatctcgggttaattcgaaaccgattcaaatttaaattctaactaagtcaaacgacaaaagctTTCAAAATATTAAACAAAAATGTTCGGACGGTGCCATATTTTGCTTAAGTAAATATGATGTaataaacacatttttataaaatgcctagataatttaaaatgatttaaaacagaaaagaaaataaataaaaagaatagaaaaaaacagaaaacaaacaaaacaacaacaaaaagaaCCCCCCTCCCCCTGGACCGAATGGCCCAGCTAGCCATCAGGCCAAAAGGCCCAACCGGCCCACCCCCACTCCCCTTATCCATGgaccccgaaaccctagccgctaCCCGTCGCCCCACTCCCCCACTTCCCCCCCCCCACGCCGCTCTCCCCTTCCCCGATCGGATCGGGGCAACGCCCCGCTGGCCACCTCACCCGAGCCGCCTCGCCGAACCTTCCCCTCCTCGACGGCCGTCCTCGACGCCTTCTCCCTGACGCGCCCCAGCACTCGCCGCCCCCGACCTGAGCGCCGTTGTCGATCGTCGCCCGACGCCACGCTCCTTCgacctcgcctcgcctcgccatCCACCCCACAGGTCGTCACCGACCGCCGTCGAGCCCGCTGCCCTGAACCCCTACGGCCAATGTGAGCGCCTCCCCATGCCCCTCTCCCCTCTTCCTCTGTCACCGCGCGCCCGAGGCCGTGCTTGCTCGCGGCCTCCCCGCGCTCGTCGCGCCCGAACCGTCCCCCGCCGTCGCCTCGCCATACGCGGCCACCCAGGGCCGCGCACCTCACCTCGCCGCCTCTACGTGGCCATGGCCCGTCGCGGTTCGCCCGCGCGCGAACCACGTCGCCCCACCGCGCGCGCCCCGCGGCCTCTGCCTGCCGCCGCCCCTGCTCCTCGCGTCCTCGCCCCCGGTTCCCCTGCTGCCGATGCCGCCAGGAGCCGCTCGCCCGACGCACTCCCCGCACCCACGCTCACGATGAGCGTGCACCCCGGCGCACCTGAACGCACCCACGACCGCGCCCGTCGGCAATGCTCTGCCTGCTGCTGCTCCCCGCCGTGTGCGCGCGCACACGCGCCGCCCGCTGCCGCTTCCGACCCACGGCGGCCTTGCCGCGGCCCGCCGACGCCCAGCGCAGATCCCTCCCTGTCGACCTGGGCGGGTGCCCAGCGCCCGCTCGCTCGTGCGCC encodes:
- the LOC125553715 gene encoding uncharacterized protein LOC125553715 — encoded protein: MRRRPHPTPSHAVHRRSPHTLTAWPSHPPPVPSAAAPSPSLSPNPDNDLVSLNSQIPLTLLIVLLDLLLPPVLLSNFLCAGVHHASAHSLLTQARGFHFRSSLVDLPTIFAARSLLILCAYTACGGGAAYLWVLAACSVGSLFYVLAKAVGRSAMRMNPSRRSNGWGSEIRRWLASPGRFRPWSPSYVS